DNA from Podospora pseudopauciseta strain CBS 411.78 chromosome 5 map unlocalized CBS411.78m_5, whole genome shotgun sequence:
ACTTCATCGAGTGCGTCATGGACCTCTTTACGACCTACCAGACCCAGACCCATCccggagaagagaagaaaccACCAATGGTAGTCAACACCCCAGGCTGGATCCAAGGTCTCGGGTTGGACATTTTGTCTGATCTCGTCAAGGGAATCAAACCGACAGAGGTGGTGTACATGTCGACCGAAGGACCAGAGGAAACCATTTCTGGTCTTCAAGCCGCCATCTCTTTTATTCCCACCACCGCATtcagcaccctcccctcgcAAAACACAACCGaaatcctctccccctcccggaTCCCGTCGTCTCTCCGTACGATGCAGGCAATGTCTTATTTCCATCTTTTGCCGTCGCTTTCAACTTGGAATTCAACACCGCTGTCACATGCCCCCCcttggagggtgaggtatACGGGTCCTGACAGGGGATTCAGGGGTATCCTCTGCTACGACTACCAACCTTCACCGAGAATCTTGGCAGAGGCAATCAACGGTATGGTTTTGGCGCTTGTGAAAATTTCCAACTTGGCCGCGTTAAGGGGACTAGACAACATAATCGAGGCTGGGAGTGGGAAGATGCCGTTGATAGACAACCCTATGGGGAAGAGCCTCGATCCGAAGTTTTCGGAgctggtggggttggtgcttGTGAGGGGGGTAGATGAGAGGAGGGGCGAGCTGCAGTTGCTCACGCcggttgggatggggggcgtggagaagggagaggggaggttggtgttggtgatggggaaatTTGATACGCCCAGCTGGTGTTATAGTGAGGAGTTGTACTTGAGGGATCATGAtcaggggaagggggaagaaCAGGGGGAGAgcgatggggaggagggaggaggggaggaggaaatgGAGGTTCCGTGGATTCAGAGGTTGCATGGGAGTCAGAAccggggggcgggggggaaggtTTGGAGGGTTAGGAgggatttggggaggagttagatggtggaggggggatgaggtttgttggggtgatgatggtttgggATATAAGgggtattttttttttttggttatCGGGTTGTATTTCATCTAACTTGCTGGGACCTTCAGCCTCCACCAATGACACCGACATCGGTTACACCCCCATGTGTCCTCTTGGTTGGACCGATCATGCTTGACACCTACTACCGCCCATCCATCTCATGGAAACGGACAGACAGGAATCGAACTCACATCACTGATAAGTGAAGGCTGCTGTGCTGATTACACCAGTTGGGGTCGTTTTTGTGCGAAGCTTCTTACGGGACGGGGCGTTGGGAATGGGGTTTATGGATGGAGCGGAGGGGTGGCGTTTTGATTGCGGGAGGTTTATTGTAGTGAGGGAGGTTGACTGTGTCTTGCAGAAGGGAGCATGACACTGATAGAAACACATGGACAGAGATCACATAGCTGAAGAAAGAGGCAGGTTCGGAAAACATGGCCATGTCCCATCCATATACACCTCTACAAAAAAAACCCACCATTAATACTACATCACTCAAACAAAACCTAAAAGTCCaggcccccctcctcctccctctccctcttcaccctcacaaactccctctcctccctcaacagccCATGCACAAACCCCCTGAACTGATCAATATAAGGCTTGATACTCGTCTTCTCCCACTCGGCCCCCCTTCtgtcttcatcatccccctccttcttcaccaccccacccGCCGTATCAATCTcattcaccaaccccctaaTCGTCGGCACACCCAACGGATCAAACCCGTCCAGATCATCCGTATCAATCGGCACACAAACCCTCCCGGTCCCAGGGTGCACCACAAACGGACTCTTCAACAAATGCGTCTTTTGCTCCGTAACCAAAATATCCAGCCGTGGATACGTATACTCCAGCACAATATCCTGCTTCGCCTCCAACAAATCCTTCGTATTCACACTCCCCATCGTCTTGGCCACCGAATCAATATCCCCCCACTTGACCACCGACGACCGCCCCGGATTAGCCTCCCACTTCTCCTTCAGCGCCACCCTCAGCTTAACATCAGGaagcaacatcaacagcttctccgccctatcctcctccctccacgGGTCCTGCGCCTCAAGCACATCCGTCAAAAAGTGCTCCTTGAGAatccccaaactcctcgccAGATGCGGATGCAAAGGCCTCCTGACATTAACCCTCTTCCCGgtcttctctccccccttGACCACCGAGAAATAATTCCCAATCGCCTTCCTCTTGTGatcatccaaccccctcgccTTGCGATCACAGACCCAAGCGTGCgcacctctcctcccgctgTACACCCACATGACATGCTCATACCCAAAGTCCTCTTTCAGCGCCACCCCCAGCACCTTGATCGCCATGGTGATGAACCGCCAGCACTTCCCACAAATGTTCGCCTTGTCGCAGCACGTCCGAACATCGTCGTAGTCCGTCAGATCGATGTCAAAGCAGAGCTCCTTCGCCACTGGCTTGAAGGCGCTCGAGTTGCGAAACGTCTTTCGATCGCGGGGGTTGGCCGTGTAGATGGGGCCGATCTCGATGCGCTCGGGGAGGTGCTTGAAGACGTctttgcggaggaggtcgagggtgGCGTAGGATTGGAAGCGGAAGACGACACCCCCGGAAAGCCAGAGGGAGAACTCGCGGTGTTTGAAatcgggggtgggggtgggggagtggTTGAGCCATTGGAAGTAGTGGCGCcaggggaagaggagctggTAGAAGGCGCGGAGGAGGTCGGGGTTGGAACCACCGCCGGAGGGGGCGGCTGGGCTGGATAAAAGTGTCagtgttgtgatggtggggggggggaaggtgggagaggagggggacatACCCTGGAGATGAAGGCGGTACTTGGCCTGTGACGAGATCTTTGTTGGTGTGGTTGTTCTTGCCAGAGAACTCATCGTCCGAATCGGAATCCATCCCGTCGAACAGATCCTCGAGTTTGATGTCGGATTTGGTTTCCTGCTTGATTTCGACGGGggcgtcttcttctgctggggcgctggagggtggtggttcttgctcaacggcggcggggggAACTACGGGTGGGGATTCAACTTCGTCGACGTCGGCCATGAGGAGGTCCTCGTCTGTTAGGCCGCCGTTGCCtaggttgagggtggtgtcTTCCATTGTCGGGGTGAGCTCAGTTCGAGCTGGGGGGTCTTGTTGTTCGGGGGTTGATTCTGAATGAGGCATTGTTTTGATTTGTGGTGCTTGAAAGACTTTATTGTCTGTCAGTTTAGTATAAGAGCCGTTGTTGGATTGGCACAGAGAGAtttgatggtgatgctgaaTGTTGcctgttgggggagggaccCTGGTGGCATTGAATTTTGGACAGGACGCGTCGAGCGAATCTCAGAGCGCGTCGCGCGTAAAGTGGCCCCCACTTGTACCGCTGGGATGGTAGGAacataaccctaaccctgccACTTACATGAGAGCGGCAGCTTTCGGGACCGCATCAGAGACGCATACGCAAAGATGGATCTCAAGGTTGTCTCTGACAGGGCTGGAACCAGGAAAGATGGACGCCCCGATGATACATACATGCCCGCGATGCCTTCTGATGAAAGGAGAGATTTGTCTCTTGTTTTTCTTCACGATCCTAATAAGACTGCAGTTTTGATCTCATATCCAATCACTGCTCCTGCTGGTTGCCACTTGCGTCTTCAAATGATGGCCGGCCCAAGCGTCCGGCTCGCCTGGTCACCCTTGTCTCGCCCACGTCATTCACTGCGCCCAGGCGTGGAACAAGGGGCAGGCGCTCACTCATCAACGAACGACCACTGCCCTAACTCCCAAGCTGAACAAGCCCACCGTTATCCGTAACCTTCTGCTGCCTTCGACCCTCGAGATTtaaaaaagcaaaaatgGCCGGCGCCGGCTTTCGATTGATTGTCGAAAACGGCAAGTTTCGAGACGCCCACGGCCGCCAGATCACCCTCCGAGGCATCAACGTCGCCGGCGATGCCAAGTACCCCAGCATACCCGACCAGCCTTCCCACGTGGCCGAGAACTTCTTCGACGGCGACAGTGTCAGGTTCACAGGACGACCGTTCcccaaagaagaagcccatcTTCACTTCTCGAGGCTAAAACGCTGCGGTTACAACACCATCCGCTATGTCTTTACCTGGGAGGCCATCGAAGCCGCCGGGCCGGGTATCTACGACGAGGAGTGGATTGATAACACGATAGGTGTCTTGCGCGCTGCGAGGGACTATGGATTTTACATTTTCATGGATCCTCATCAGGATGTGGTGCGTATTTTGTTGTTCTTGTCTGGCTGCGGCAGAGTGCCTTGTGTCTGATGCTATCCGTGCTCGTTACAGTGGTCGCGATTCTCGGGCGGATCTGGGGCGCCCATGTGGACGTTGTACGCTGCCGGTCTGAACCCACAGAGCTTTGCTGCGACGGAAGCTGCTATTGTACACAATGTCTATCCGGAACCCGAGAAATTCCCCAAGATGATTTGGTCAACCAATTACTACCGCCTTGCTGCGGCTACCATGTTCACCTTCTTTTTTGCCGGCAAAACGTTTGCGCCGAAATGCATCATTGATGGGATGAACATCCAGGACTACCTGCAAGGGCACTTCATCCGTGCCTGTGAGCATTTGGCCAAGAGGATACACGAGGCTGGCGACATTGAGAACGATGTCGTCTTTGGGTGGGAGAGCTTGAACGAGCCAAACAAGGGCATGATCGGGTATGAAGACATCAGTGTGATTCCGAAAGAGCAGAATTTGAAGAAGGGCACGTGTCCGACGATATGGCAGACCATTCTGACCGGGTCAGGGCGGGCTGTCGAGGTTGAGACGTGGGATATGGGTCAGATTGGGCCCTACAAAGTAGGGCGGACGTTGGTGGATCCCCATGGCGAGGTTGCGTGGTTGCCGGCCGACTACGACGAGTCCCGTTATGGGTACAAGAGAGATCCCGGGTGGAAGCTGGGCGAGTGCATCTGGGCTCAGCATGGGGTATGGGACCCGGCTACCGATACGCTGCTCGAGAAGGACTACTTTGGGATACACCCGACGACGGGGGAGCATATTGACTATCCTTATTTCACCAACAACTTCTTCATGGAGTACTTCCGGGCATACCGGGATGCTATTCGAAGTCACCACAAGAATGCCGTTATCCTTCTGCAAGGCCCGACGATGGAGCTCCCCCCAAAGATCAAGGGGACTCCGGATGGCGATGACCCTCTTCTCGTTTATGCCCCGCATTGGTATGACGGCATCACTCTGATGACCAAGAAATGGAATCGGTACTGGAATATCGATGTAATAGGTGTCTTGCGCGGGAAGTACTGGACGCCGGCTTCGGGTCTACGGTTTGGTGAGACGGCTATCCGGAAGTGTTTTGCGGAACAACACGCAACCATGAGGCAAGAGGGCTTGGACTACATCGGGAACGTGCCTTGTGTCATGACCGAGTTTGGTATCCCATACGACATGGACGACCAGAAGGCGTACAAGACGGGGGATTATGCCAGCCAGTCGGCTGCCATGGACGCCAACCACTTCGCCGTGGAGTCTTCCGGTCTGGAGGGTTACACGCTGTGGCTCTACATGACCAAGAATGTACACGAAAGAGGAGATCAATGGAATGGTGAAGATCTTTCCATCTTTTCGTTAGACGACAAGCTGCTTCCTGTCTCGCCGATACCCCGATCACCCTCGACATCGAGCCTCCTCAAACCCGGCGACGGCAGCCAGCGCAAagaagttgatgatgacggcaGTGTCACGCCAGCTAACCTCAGGCGgtccctcaccaacccgtCCATCTCGAGTGAGGTGACCAGTCGGCAGCCCGAGCTCACTGTCGCTCCTGGGTACCGAGCTGCCGAAGCCTACGTGCGACCGGCACCTGTCGTTACGGTCGGGACTATCAAGAATTACTTTTTCGATCTCAAGCAGTGCCAGTTCAACATGACCATCATCGCCCATAAAGCAGCCGAAACAGACACGCCGACGATCATTCTCCTTCCTGATTACCATTTTCCAAAGGATGAGTGCATTGTGGAGGTGAGCTCGGGGAAGTGGGAGATCagcagtgatgaggaggagtctATTATGCTGcagaggttgaggtggtggcatGGGAAGGG
Protein-coding regions in this window:
- a CDS encoding uncharacterized protein (CAZy:GH5; EggNog:ENOG503NUZ4; COG:G); amino-acid sequence: MAGAGFRLIVENGKFRDAHGRQITLRGINVAGDAKYPSIPDQPSHVAENFFDGDSVRFTGRPFPKEEAHLHFSRLKRCGYNTIRYVFTWEAIEAAGPGIYDEEWIDNTIGVLRAARDYGFYIFMDPHQDVWSRFSGGSGAPMWTLYAAGLNPQSFAATEAAIVHNVYPEPEKFPKMIWSTNYYRLAAATMFTFFFAGKTFAPKCIIDGMNIQDYLQGHFIRACEHLAKRIHEAGDIENDVVFGWESLNEPNKGMIGYEDISVIPKEQNLKKGTCPTIWQTILTGSGRAVEVETWDMGQIGPYKVGRTLVDPHGEVAWLPADYDESRYGYKRDPGWKLGECIWAQHGVWDPATDTLLEKDYFGIHPTTGEHIDYPYFTNNFFMEYFRAYRDAIRSHHKNAVILLQGPTMELPPKIKGTPDGDDPLLVYAPHWYDGITLMTKKWNRYWNIDVIGVLRGKYWTPASGLRFGETAIRKCFAEQHATMRQEGLDYIGNVPCVMTEFGIPYDMDDQKAYKTGDYASQSAAMDANHFAVESSGLEGYTLWLYMTKNVHERGDQWNGEDLSIFSLDDKLLPVSPIPRSPSTSSLLKPGDGSQRKEVDDDGSVTPANLRRSLTNPSISSEVTSRQPELTVAPGYRAAEAYVRPAPVVTVGTIKNYFFDLKQCQFNMTIIAHKAAETDTPTIILLPDYHFPKDECIVEVSSGKWEISSDEEESIMLQRLRWWHGKGEQVLKITGVVKKHNIGEGGGGIMIS
- the PRI1 gene encoding p48 polypeptide of DNA primase (EggNog:ENOG503NUZP; BUSCO:EOG09261ZI1; COG:H), with translation MPHSESTPEQQDPPARTELTPTMEDTTLNLGNGGLTDEDLLMADVDEVESPPVVPPAAVEQEPPPSSAPAEEDAPVEIKQETKSDIKLEDLFDGMDSDSDDEFSGKNNHTNKDLVTGQVPPSSPGPAAPSGGGSNPDLLRAFYQLLFPWRHYFQWLNHSPTPTPDFKHREFSLWLSGGVVFRFQSYATLDLLRKDVFKHLPERIEIGPIYTANPRDRKTFRNSSAFKPVAKELCFDIDLTDYDDVRTCCDKANICGKCWRFITMAIKVLGVALKEDFGYEHVMWVYSGRRGAHAWVCDRKARGLDDHKRKAIGNYFSVVKGGEKTGKRVNVRRPLHPHLARSLGILKEHFLTDVLEAQDPWREEDRAEKLLMLLPDVKLRVALKEKWEANPGRSSVVKWGDIDSVAKTMGSVNTKDLLEAKQDIVLEYTYPRLDILVTEQKTHLLKSPFVVHPGTGRVCVPIDTDDLDGFDPLGVPTIRGLVNEIDTAGGVVKKEGDDEDRRGAEWEKTSIKPYIDQFRGFVHGLLREEREFVRVKREREEEGGLDF